In Patescibacteria group bacterium, the genomic stretch GTCCGGCTAGAGAAATAATAGTCGTCCCCCACTTTTTATTGCGCAAATTATACGGATTATACGGTGCTGGATTACCCCAACCGAAACCGACGAGCAGTAACATAAAAAAGCCGAGCCAATCAATATGTGCCAGCGGATTTAAAGTAAGCCGACCCATATCCTTGCCAGTACTGTCACCCAAGCCGTAAGCGGCTAAAACGTGAGAAAATTCATGAATAGTAATCGCGTAAACCACCGCCATTACCCAAAGCAAAAAAGAAATCGGATCGGAGAACAATAAATTTAGCATGGGAGTTGATTTATTTTTTATTTTCTGTTATCCTAATTTTACCTTAATAAATAATTCGAAGCAAGTAACTAGTGGCTAGCAATTAGTAACTAGCGGCCAGAAAAATTCTAGCCCCCAGCTACCAGCTACCAGCTACTATCTACCAGCTACTATCCATATGGCACGAAGATGCGAAATTTGCGGCAAGGGCCCTAAAAAAGCCGCGAGCCGTTCCCACAGTAAAATCAAAACTTTGCGTAAACAATACCCCAATCTGCAAATCAAAACCGTTGACGGTAAAAGAAAAAAAATTTGCACCACTTGTCTCAAAACCATCAACCGTAAAGGTGCTGTGAAAAAAAAGAAATAATAATTTTTCCAAAAAACACCTCCAAATATCCGGGGGTGTTTTTAGTTATCAAAAACCGTTTAAATCTTACCGGTCTTTATCTGCTCTTGAATCTTTTTCATCAAATCAAGATAAAATTCCAGATTATTAAGCGTAGCCAGACGCAGAGCCAAAACTTCATTAGTTTTAAATAAATGGTGCAAATAAGCCCTAGAATATTCGCGCAACGCAGGGATTTTTGAGTTTTTATTTATTGACCTGAAGTCATTTTTAAACTTAGTATTTTCAATATTTATTGTTTCATAAAACTTGCCGGACAAATTGTTATTTTTCCAAACAAATAACCGACCATGCCGACCTTCGCGAGTTGGTATCACGCAGTCAAACATATCTATGCCGGACTTGACCGCCGCTACTATTTCCTCCGGTCGACCTAACCCCATAAGATAACGAGGCTTGTCTAGCGGTAATATCGGAACAGTCCAGCTTAAAATATCTTTCATCTTTTCTCGCGGTTCACCCACTGCCACCCCGCCAATAGCATAACCGTCAAAATCAAGCGCCTCCAGTTGCTTGGCGCTTTTAATTCGCAAATCTTTATAAACCGACCCCTGAACTATCCCGAACAACCCCTGCGTTTCTTTATTTTTTCCTTTTAACTTTTTACTTTTTACTTTACTATCAAAATATTTTTTACAACGCGTTGCCCACCGAGTAGTCAACTCCAATGATTTCTCGGCATATTTTTTTTCGCACGGATAAGGTGGACATTCATCAAGCACCATTAATAAATCAACGCCAAGATCGAGCTGAATCTCAACTGCCTTTTCCGGTGTCAGCAAATGTTTTGCGCCACCATCTTCATCAACGCGAAAAATCGCTCCTTGTTCTGTGATTTTACGAAAATCGGATAATGAAAAAACTTGATAGCCACCACTGTCGGTGAGTATTGGTCCCGACCAATTCATAAACTGATGTAGTCCACCGGCGTGTTTAATCAACTTATGTCCCGGCTGAATATACAGATGATAAGTGTTAGACAAAATAACATCTGGCGCCAATTCCCTGATCTCTTTGGCTTCCAAGGTTTTAATTGCCGCCTTGGTCGCAATCGGCATAAAAAATGGCGTTTGTATTTT encodes the following:
- the rpmB gene encoding 50S ribosomal protein L28, whose product is MARRCEICGKGPKKAASRSHSKIKTLRKQYPNLQIKTVDGKRKKICTTCLKTINRKGAVKKKK
- the tgt gene encoding tRNA guanosine(34) transglycosylase Tgt, with product MKFTLIKTSKKSKARRGEIITPHGKIQTPFFMPIATKAAIKTLEAKEIRELAPDVILSNTYHLYIQPGHKLIKHAGGLHQFMNWSGPILTDSGGYQVFSLSDFRKITEQGAIFRVDEDGGAKHLLTPEKAVEIQLDLGVDLLMVLDECPPYPCEKKYAEKSLELTTRWATRCKKYFDSKVKSKKLKGKNKETQGLFGIVQGSVYKDLRIKSAKQLEALDFDGYAIGGVAVGEPREKMKDILSWTVPILPLDKPRYLMGLGRPEEIVAAVKSGIDMFDCVIPTREGRHGRLFVWKNNNLSGKFYETINIENTKFKNDFRSINKNSKIPALREYSRAYLHHLFKTNEVLALRLATLNNLEFYLDLMKKIQEQIKTGKI